From Phaeocystidibacter marisrubri, the proteins below share one genomic window:
- a CDS encoding PrsW family intramembrane metalloprotease, whose translation MLNLFYIVVALYISWIWVDYYRIIDVYHSDKLIHFIFFFALGAGSVYIVWGLNDWIFSSINWRMNGNTWNDLAYTTFKVGALEEFAKLCAFGVGVLVIHKHIEEPIDIIAFLCTAALGFAAFENVLYFMRDEGRTIFSRAILTSVGHMMDTALIGYGIIHYKYSPNKGKLHIPLLYFLAACGLHGMYDFALMHKGEGLVSNLGFFAAIVVYVYSISLFAQIINNALNFSPHFTYKKVVNPQRVVGHIIYLYIFVFVALIGAAIFNDNLSFFFGTLYSNVLIYMSILTLLAIRMGRFKLEKGVWNRLELRLPFIYQIIDGRPNFIVEGDDGDEVILSSKIDELITLSNSKMSKGNIDLPVHGKIIRKSYSLRGRSIYTFEITEGKMTGQRVLLHEYRNASFAKSDKYIRLKISNLPESSDALSSFTLQELGFVDYALLMIPKDER comes from the coding sequence ATGCTCAATTTGTTCTACATCGTAGTTGCCCTTTACATCTCTTGGATTTGGGTAGATTACTACAGAATTATAGATGTTTACCATTCCGATAAACTCATTCATTTCATTTTCTTCTTTGCTTTAGGCGCAGGCTCGGTCTACATTGTGTGGGGATTAAATGACTGGATATTTTCCTCCATCAATTGGCGGATGAACGGGAACACATGGAACGATTTGGCTTACACAACCTTCAAAGTTGGAGCGCTTGAAGAGTTCGCCAAATTATGTGCATTTGGAGTGGGTGTACTGGTGATCCACAAACACATCGAGGAACCCATTGATATCATAGCCTTCCTGTGTACTGCCGCGCTAGGCTTCGCCGCTTTCGAGAATGTGCTTTATTTCATGCGCGATGAAGGTCGAACGATTTTCTCAAGAGCCATCCTCACTTCAGTGGGACATATGATGGACACAGCGTTAATTGGATATGGAATCATTCATTACAAATACAGTCCGAACAAAGGAAAGCTCCACATTCCACTCTTGTACTTTCTAGCCGCATGCGGACTTCACGGCATGTACGATTTTGCCTTGATGCATAAAGGCGAAGGACTGGTGAGCAATCTCGGATTCTTTGCCGCCATTGTGGTGTACGTATACTCGATTTCACTCTTTGCCCAAATTATCAATAACGCGTTGAATTTCTCTCCTCATTTCACGTACAAGAAGGTCGTCAACCCTCAACGCGTAGTGGGGCACATCATTTACCTGTACATCTTTGTGTTTGTCGCGCTCATTGGTGCGGCGATCTTCAATGACAACCTTTCCTTTTTCTTCGGAACCCTGTACAGCAATGTGCTGATTTATATGAGTATCCTGACCCTTCTCGCTATCCGAATGGGACGGTTCAAACTCGAGAAAGGTGTATGGAATCGACTTGAACTTCGACTCCCCTTTATTTATCAAATCATAGATGGACGACCAAATTTTATCGTGGAAGGAGATGATGGAGATGAAGTTATACTCTCCTCTAAAATTGACGAACTCATCACCCTTTCTAATTCCAAAATGTCAAAGGGAAATATAGACTTACCGGTGCATGGTAAAATCATACGCAAATCGTATTCGTTGAGAGGTAGAAGCATTTACACCTTTGAAATCACGGAAGGAAAAATGACGGGACAGCGTGTGCTTCTGCATGAATATAGAAATGCATCGTTCGCAAAGAGTGATAAATACATCCGACTTAAGATTTCTAATCTCCCAGAGTCCTCCGACGCCTTATCTTCCTTTACCCTTCAAGAATTGGGCTTTGTAGATTATGCCTTGTTGATGATTCCAAAGGATGAACGTTAA
- a CDS encoding DUF4249 family protein produces the protein MKRLAFALIGLAALMQSCDNDINVNAPFRETTVLYGAIDADDPVHYIRITRAYLGEQGILGGNSQSDSLYYDSLQVELIELNENGNIINTFPAVKDNSVQLDSGFFETEGYHVYRVNANLDEVNSYRVKVTRGDDKTITATTDLVKEFNILYPRFATVNPTAINGMRVEWEQAEDGRIYQAHLYLYYVEFPRDNKADSIRGRVAYDFPTFTGSSLSGTGNILTSINTDQFYGNLANKLDAPTGNRIRIHRRVDLVVDCGGDDLATHINVSQPQTGVLQDPPFFTNVDGGVGVFSSMRSSYALNKRLHQQAIDELVYGDYTCHLRFGKVTSTDTLFCQ, from the coding sequence ATGAAGCGTTTAGCTTTTGCACTTATTGGACTTGCGGCATTGATGCAATCGTGTGACAACGATATCAATGTAAATGCACCATTTAGAGAGACTACGGTATTGTACGGCGCTATAGACGCCGATGATCCGGTACACTATATCCGAATTACTCGTGCCTACCTTGGTGAACAAGGTATTTTGGGCGGGAATAGCCAAAGCGATAGTTTGTATTACGATTCGCTTCAAGTAGAGTTGATTGAGTTGAATGAAAACGGCAACATCATCAATACTTTTCCGGCAGTTAAAGACAATTCTGTTCAGCTAGATTCGGGCTTCTTTGAAACCGAAGGCTATCACGTTTATCGCGTCAATGCGAATTTAGATGAAGTCAATAGCTACCGCGTAAAAGTGACCCGAGGAGATGATAAAACCATCACTGCTACCACAGATTTAGTTAAGGAGTTCAACATTCTCTATCCACGATTTGCTACGGTGAATCCCACTGCCATCAACGGAATGCGCGTAGAATGGGAGCAAGCGGAAGATGGACGAATTTATCAAGCCCACTTGTACCTCTATTATGTAGAATTCCCTCGTGATAATAAGGCAGATAGTATTCGAGGCAGAGTGGCTTATGATTTCCCAACCTTTACGGGAAGTTCACTTTCGGGAACGGGGAACATTCTTACCTCTATTAACACCGATCAGTTCTATGGCAACTTAGCCAACAAACTGGATGCCCCTACAGGAAATAGAATTCGCATTCACAGAAGAGTAGACCTCGTTGTGGATTGTGGAGGAGACGATTTGGCGACACACATCAATGTGAGTCAACCACAAACGGGAGTTCTTCAAGATCCTCCGTTCTTCACCAATGTGGATGGAGGAGTGGGTGTGTTCTCTTCTATGAGAAGTTCATATGCATTGAATAAACGCCTTCATCAGCAGGCTATCGATGAATTGGTATACGGAGATTATACCTGCCACCTTCGCTTTGGTAAGGTGACATCAACCGACACATTGTTCTGCCAGTGA
- the dnaK gene encoding molecular chaperone DnaK, whose product MSKIIGIDLGTTNSCVAVMEGNEPVVIPNSEGKRTTPSMVAFVEGGERKVGDPAKRQAITNPHKTIYSIKRFMGESYSSIAKEAGRVPYAVEKGDNDTPRVKIDDRMYTPQEISAMILQKMKKTAEDYLGSSVTEAVITVPAYFNDAQRQATKEAGEIAGLKVRRIINEPTAAALAYGIDKKGEDMKVVVFDCGGGTHDVSILELGDGVFEVKSTDGDTHLGGDDFDQRIIDWLADEFNKEEGIDLRSDAMALQRLKEAAEKAKIELSSSSSTEINLPYITATASGPKHLVRTLSRSEFERLVSDLIDRTIEPCRTALKNASMQVGEIDEVILVGGSTRIPAIQDAVKKFFGKEPSKGVNPDEVVAIGASIQGGVLSGDVKDVLLLDVTPLSLGIETMGGVFTRLIESNTTIPTKKSETFSTAADNQPQVDIHVLQGERPMAKDNKTIGRFHLDDIPPAPRGVPQIEVTFDIDANGILNVSAKDKATGKEQSIRIEASSGLSQEEIDRMKREAEANADADKQAKERVEKLNQADQMIFQTEKQLGEFGDKLSEGNKSAIEGALSELKAAHESQDLAAVETALEKINEAWKNASEEMYKAQEEAGAGQEAGSQGPDNGGDDVTDVEFEEVK is encoded by the coding sequence ATGAGTAAGATCATTGGAATCGACCTCGGAACGACCAACTCTTGTGTGGCGGTAATGGAGGGTAACGAACCCGTAGTTATCCCAAACAGTGAAGGTAAGCGTACTACTCCTTCGATGGTTGCTTTCGTGGAAGGCGGAGAGCGTAAAGTGGGCGACCCTGCAAAGCGTCAGGCGATCACCAACCCACATAAAACGATCTACTCTATCAAGCGTTTCATGGGTGAGTCTTATTCCAGCATTGCTAAGGAAGCAGGACGTGTACCTTACGCGGTAGAGAAAGGAGATAACGATACACCACGCGTTAAGATTGACGACCGTATGTACACTCCTCAGGAGATTTCAGCTATGATTCTTCAGAAGATGAAGAAGACAGCCGAAGATTACTTGGGTTCAAGTGTTACTGAAGCGGTTATTACTGTACCAGCATATTTTAATGACGCACAGCGTCAGGCTACGAAAGAAGCCGGTGAGATTGCAGGCTTGAAAGTTCGTCGTATTATCAACGAACCTACTGCAGCAGCCCTTGCTTACGGTATCGATAAGAAGGGTGAGGATATGAAAGTTGTAGTGTTCGACTGTGGTGGTGGTACACATGACGTTTCAATTCTCGAGCTAGGTGATGGTGTATTTGAAGTGAAGTCAACCGACGGTGATACACACTTGGGTGGTGACGACTTTGACCAACGCATCATTGACTGGTTGGCAGACGAGTTCAATAAGGAAGAAGGAATTGACCTTCGCAGTGACGCGATGGCTCTTCAGCGTTTGAAAGAAGCAGCTGAGAAAGCTAAGATTGAGTTGTCTAGCTCTTCTAGCACTGAAATCAACCTTCCGTACATCACTGCAACGGCGAGTGGCCCTAAGCACTTGGTTCGCACACTTTCTCGTTCAGAATTTGAACGATTGGTAAGTGACCTTATTGACCGTACCATTGAGCCTTGCCGTACAGCATTGAAGAACGCTAGCATGCAGGTAGGAGAAATTGACGAGGTAATCCTTGTTGGGGGTTCTACTCGTATTCCGGCCATCCAAGATGCTGTTAAGAAGTTCTTTGGCAAAGAGCCATCTAAAGGGGTGAACCCTGATGAGGTTGTTGCGATTGGTGCTTCCATTCAAGGTGGTGTCCTTTCAGGGGACGTTAAAGACGTGCTTCTATTGGACGTGACTCCACTTTCTTTGGGTATTGAAACCATGGGTGGAGTGTTCACTCGCTTGATCGAGTCGAATACAACCATTCCAACCAAGAAGTCAGAGACTTTCTCAACTGCAGCGGATAACCAACCTCAAGTAGATATCCACGTATTGCAGGGAGAGCGCCCAATGGCAAAAGACAACAAGACCATCGGTCGTTTCCACCTCGATGATATTCCACCAGCACCACGCGGTGTGCCTCAAATTGAAGTTACTTTCGATATCGACGCAAACGGTATCTTGAATGTATCTGCAAAAGACAAGGCTACGGGTAAAGAGCAGTCTATTCGCATTGAGGCTTCAAGCGGACTTTCTCAAGAGGAAATTGATCGCATGAAGCGCGAAGCTGAAGCAAATGCTGATGCAGATAAGCAAGCGAAAGAAAGAGTTGAGAAGCTCAACCAAGCGGATCAAATGATTTTCCAAACGGAGAAGCAGCTTGGTGAGTTTGGCGACAAACTTTCTGAAGGCAACAAGTCGGCTATTGAAGGTGCGTTGAGCGAATTGAAAGCAGCGCATGAAAGTCAAGACTTGGCAGCGGTTGAGACCGCGCTTGAGAAAATCAACGAAGCTTGGAAGAATGCTTCTGAAGAAATGTACAAGGCTCAAGAAGAGGCAGGTGCAGGTCAGGAAGCAGGCTCTCAAGGTCCAGATAACGGCGGAGACGACGTTACTGACGTAGAATTTGAAGAAGTGAAGTAA